One region of Chryseobacterium sp. SORGH_AS_0447 genomic DNA includes:
- a CDS encoding helix-turn-helix domain-containing protein yields MMNNSIGFKIKKLREQKEISQEDLAFQLDVSQSYLSKIENGAIEKLDFIFMQKIADFFKVEPQYFLEGDTFVNDVENNNGMLINNFNNANGIVNTVSEDLLKNVINNQHQINQLMEMQNKLIEKLLKD; encoded by the coding sequence ATGATGAACAACAGTATCGGTTTTAAAATAAAAAAATTAAGGGAGCAGAAAGAAATATCACAGGAAGACCTGGCTTTTCAGCTGGATGTATCCCAGAGCTATCTCAGCAAAATTGAAAATGGAGCTATTGAAAAACTGGATTTTATTTTTATGCAGAAGATTGCCGATTTTTTTAAAGTGGAACCTCAGTATTTCCTTGAAGGAGATACGTTTGTTAATGATGTAGAAAATAATAATGGGATGCTTATTAATAATTTTAATAATGCCAATGGAATCGTTAATACTGTTTCGGAAGATTTATTAAAAAATGTCATTAATAACCAACACCAGATTAACCAACTGATGGAAATGCAGAATAAGCTGATCGAAAAGCTCTTGAAAGATTAA
- a CDS encoding DNA topoisomerase IB, producing MENSDLDLITHLKPSKIVKIMKDPVASAKAVHLIYTSDAETAGITRKKTGKKYSYYKEGEKIKDKEEIARINKLVIPPAWENVWICALDNGHLQATGFDLKKRKQYRYHPLWSALRNHTKFYRMLQFGYALPGIRLQVEKDLALRNFEKRKILALIVSLMQKTNIRIGNNAYEKLYGSFGLTTLKGKHVKVQGQKITFHFKGKKGVMHDIDLKSRRLSKLIQKCKDIPGRELFQYIDDEGNRHTVDSGMVNDYIKEISGEDFTAKDFRTWSGTVSALIAFKEIGYAETHTEYKKKVKEALEMVASHLGNTSTVCRKYYVHPLVINLYENNTIKKYLDELEKIEENDGKAGLTHEEKLVLKILENEKI from the coding sequence ATGGAAAATTCAGACCTAGACCTTATCACACATCTGAAGCCTTCGAAGATTGTAAAAATTATGAAAGATCCGGTGGCTTCTGCAAAGGCGGTACATCTTATATATACCTCCGATGCAGAAACAGCCGGAATTACCCGTAAGAAAACCGGAAAAAAATACTCCTACTATAAAGAAGGAGAGAAAATCAAGGACAAAGAAGAGATTGCCAGAATCAACAAGCTGGTTATTCCTCCGGCGTGGGAAAATGTCTGGATCTGTGCCTTAGACAATGGTCATCTTCAGGCCACAGGTTTTGATCTTAAAAAGAGAAAACAATACCGCTATCACCCGCTTTGGAGTGCGCTGAGAAACCATACTAAGTTTTACAGGATGCTTCAGTTCGGCTATGCACTGCCCGGTATCCGTCTGCAGGTCGAGAAAGATCTGGCGCTACGAAATTTTGAGAAAAGAAAGATTCTTGCCTTGATTGTAAGCTTAATGCAGAAAACCAATATCCGTATTGGAAACAATGCCTACGAAAAATTATACGGCTCTTTCGGATTAACTACTTTAAAGGGAAAACACGTTAAAGTTCAGGGCCAGAAAATTACCTTTCATTTTAAGGGTAAAAAAGGAGTAATGCACGACATCGATCTGAAGAGCCGGAGACTTTCCAAACTGATTCAGAAATGCAAAGATATTCCAGGAAGAGAACTTTTCCAGTATATTGATGATGAAGGAAACCGGCACACCGTAGATTCGGGAATGGTGAATGATTATATCAAAGAAATCAGCGGGGAAGACTTTACGGCTAAAGATTTCAGAACATGGTCCGGAACCGTAAGCGCATTAATTGCCTTTAAGGAGATCGGCTACGCGGAAACCCATACCGAATACAAGAAAAAAGTGAAAGAGGCCCTGGAAATGGTAGCTTCTCACTTGGGAAATACCAGTACGGTCTGCCGAAAATATTACGTTCATCCTCTCGTGATCAATCTTTATGAAAACAATACCATCAAAAAATACCTCGATGAACTTGAAAAGATCGAAGAAAATGATGGTAAAGCCGGCTTAACCCACGAGGAAAAACTGGTGCTGAAAATATTGGAAAACGAGAAGATTTAG
- a CDS encoding thioredoxin family protein — MKKLSIFSALFIGAFALAQGIKFEESNFATVLAKAKKENKLVFIDAYTTWCGPCKLMAKNVFPQKTVGDYYNANFVNAKIDMEKGEGIEIAKKYNVKAFPTYLFVDGNGELVHRTLGYVEENDFIQFAKDAGDPSKRLTALKQKFENGEKDPEFLKNLAGLTMYSDPEFSGKVMERYFNAKTELDRNDIQMLLSVIQTSDSPMYKVFQSKKAEISNMITPGKYEAIDKSIKISSLFKKSYNADTKSWNDNYFLTEAQKFMPKEEAEKTLKKAQAGRALRDKDIAKYEKLTLELNKDTSAMSSEELNSVAWNFFENVTNKTSLEKAVAWAQESVKKNENYANTDTLANLYNKVGDKKNAKLWAEKSIELAKKTGQDSGDTEKLLKSLTIQ, encoded by the coding sequence ATGAAAAAATTATCAATATTCTCAGCCCTGTTTATCGGAGCATTTGCTCTTGCCCAGGGAATCAAATTTGAAGAATCCAATTTCGCTACCGTGCTTGCCAAAGCCAAAAAAGAAAACAAACTGGTTTTTATCGACGCTTATACCACATGGTGCGGACCTTGTAAGCTGATGGCTAAGAATGTATTTCCACAGAAAACCGTAGGAGATTATTATAACGCCAATTTCGTAAATGCCAAAATCGATATGGAAAAAGGCGAAGGCATCGAGATTGCTAAAAAATATAATGTAAAAGCCTTTCCTACCTATCTGTTTGTAGACGGAAACGGGGAATTGGTACACAGAACGTTAGGATATGTAGAGGAAAACGACTTCATCCAGTTTGCCAAAGATGCAGGAGATCCAAGCAAAAGGCTGACTGCCTTAAAGCAGAAATTCGAAAACGGAGAGAAAGACCCTGAATTCCTGAAAAACCTGGCAGGACTTACCATGTACAGCGATCCTGAATTTTCAGGGAAAGTAATGGAGCGTTATTTTAACGCGAAAACTGAACTGGACAGGAACGATATCCAGATGCTTTTATCGGTGATACAGACTTCCGACAGCCCAATGTACAAAGTATTCCAGTCCAAAAAGGCAGAGATTTCCAACATGATTACTCCTGGAAAATATGAGGCCATCGACAAAAGCATAAAAATCAGCAGTCTTTTCAAAAAATCATATAATGCGGATACCAAATCCTGGAATGATAATTATTTCCTAACGGAAGCCCAGAAATTCATGCCGAAGGAAGAAGCTGAAAAAACGCTGAAAAAGGCACAAGCAGGAAGAGCATTGAGAGACAAAGATATTGCCAAATACGAAAAACTGACCCTGGAACTGAACAAAGACACATCTGCCATGAGTTCGGAAGAATTGAACTCCGTGGCCTGGAACTTCTTTGAGAATGTTACCAACAAAACATCTCTCGAAAAAGCTGTAGCCTGGGCACAGGAATCGGTAAAGAAAAATGAAAATTATGCCAATACCGATACTTTAGCGAACCTTTATAATAAAGTAGGCGATAAAAAAAATGCAAAGCTTTGGGCTGAAAAGTCCATTGAATTGGCGAAAAAAACAGGACAGGACTCCGGTGATACTGAAAAATTGCTAAAGAGTTTAACAATACAGTAA
- a CDS encoding GLPGLI family protein: MVRKIIFLISVFSYLFYSAQKDQASLEVVYYFKIIPDSLNRANFTESNMILRCNKYKSIYFSPAMASYYEYLKDYAQKIDPKKIDINTSRPSIPKVRHNVWKDGDTVIATIPLGMYFYTFREPSLNWQLMDEIKEIQGMKCQLAKVKTEHDIFYAWYTAEIPFSEGPFRFKGLPGLILEVYNKSKTIEFSVASIKKSEKEIEKMERVSTIDLQDKKDFLKARDKWLKYPFNNIVNKEIEKRGLEEVKKLNVFLD; this comes from the coding sequence ATGGTTCGTAAAATTATCTTTTTAATATCGGTTTTCAGTTACCTTTTTTATTCAGCACAAAAGGATCAGGCAAGTCTTGAAGTTGTTTACTATTTTAAAATAATTCCGGACTCATTAAACAGGGCAAACTTTACAGAATCTAATATGATTCTTAGATGCAATAAATACAAATCGATTTATTTTAGTCCTGCAATGGCAAGCTACTATGAGTATTTAAAAGATTATGCACAGAAAATTGATCCGAAAAAAATTGATATTAATACCAGTAGGCCGAGTATTCCTAAAGTCAGACATAATGTATGGAAAGATGGAGATACTGTTATCGCTACGATTCCATTAGGAATGTATTTTTATACTTTTAGGGAACCTTCACTAAACTGGCAGTTAATGGATGAAATAAAAGAGATTCAGGGTATGAAATGTCAGTTGGCAAAAGTAAAGACCGAACATGATATTTTCTATGCATGGTATACGGCAGAAATTCCTTTTTCGGAGGGTCCTTTCAGATTTAAGGGATTGCCCGGATTAATCTTGGAGGTCTACAACAAAAGTAAAACGATCGAATTTTCTGTTGCAAGTATTAAAAAATCTGAAAAAGAGATTGAAAAAATGGAGAGGGTATCCACCATCGATCTACAAGATAAAAAAGATTTTTTAAAAGCGAGAGATAAATGGTTGAAGTATCCATTTAACAATATCGTAAACAAAGAGATTGAGAAAAGAGGCCTGGAAGAAGTTAAAAAACTAAATGTTTTTTTAGATTAA
- a CDS encoding cytochrome C551, with amino-acid sequence MRKLLLIAAIGMLAISCGTKESSMSTNNSDSTAVDNTSTMAPATTDTMTTGTTTTGNPDSMKMKMDTAATTR; translated from the coding sequence ATGAGAAAATTATTGTTAATCGCTGCAATCGGCATGTTGGCCATCAGCTGCGGGACGAAAGAATCTTCAATGTCGACGAACAATTCGGATTCTACAGCGGTAGATAACACGTCTACCATGGCACCTGCCACCACCGATACCATGACGACAGGAACAACGACCACCGGTAATCCGGATAGTATGAAAATGAAAATGGATACTGCCGCAACTACGCGATAG
- the mnmE gene encoding tRNA uridine-5-carboxymethylaminomethyl(34) synthesis GTPase MnmE — translation MNNDTICALATANGVGALGIIRVSGNEALSVVQKSFPGKNLDKQKSHTIHYGYFMDGEEAIDEVMLSIFLAPKSFTTENSVEIAFHGSPHIGKRILETLIKNGARMAKAGEFTLRAFINGRIDLSQAEAIADVIASENEASRKVAISQLKGGITNEISFLRTDLLNFVSLIELELDFAEEDVEFADRSALNQLLDKITLKLNSLIESFQYGNAIKNGTAVAIIGKPNAGKSTLLNALLKEERAIVSNIAGTTRDTIEEVLHIKGHAFRLIDTAGLRETMDEIEAIGVKKAREKVANANILVYLADAGTADFSEDIEMIQSLVRDDLKLIICATKIDEVMPTQYEKVEDTFRQALTHEFDFIKISAVENQNIQDLKNELSSYVEQLKAAENNVVITNQRHFEALQKSLEAVEKVKEAITFRISTELLAYELRNALEHLGEISGEVTNDEVLGNIFSKFCIGK, via the coding sequence ATGAATAACGATACGATTTGTGCATTGGCTACGGCCAACGGCGTAGGGGCATTGGGAATTATCCGCGTTTCAGGAAATGAAGCTTTATCTGTGGTTCAGAAATCCTTTCCGGGGAAAAATCTGGACAAACAGAAATCCCACACGATTCATTACGGCTATTTTATGGATGGGGAAGAAGCGATCGATGAGGTGATGCTTTCGATTTTCCTGGCACCGAAGAGCTTTACGACCGAAAATTCCGTGGAAATTGCTTTTCACGGGTCGCCGCATATCGGGAAACGTATTCTGGAAACACTGATTAAAAACGGGGCCCGGATGGCCAAAGCCGGTGAATTTACCCTGCGTGCCTTCATCAACGGCCGGATCGACCTGTCACAAGCCGAGGCCATTGCCGATGTGATTGCCTCCGAAAACGAAGCTTCACGGAAAGTCGCCATCAGTCAGCTGAAAGGGGGAATTACCAATGAAATTTCGTTTCTGAGAACGGACCTGCTGAACTTTGTGTCGTTAATTGAGCTGGAGCTGGATTTTGCTGAGGAAGATGTGGAATTTGCAGACCGGAGCGCCCTGAACCAGCTGTTGGACAAGATCACCCTGAAATTGAATTCGCTGATCGAGAGCTTCCAATACGGAAACGCTATCAAAAACGGAACTGCCGTTGCCATCATCGGAAAACCGAACGCCGGAAAATCGACATTGCTGAATGCACTTTTGAAGGAAGAGCGTGCGATTGTGAGCAATATCGCAGGAACGACGCGGGATACGATCGAGGAAGTGTTGCATATCAAAGGCCATGCTTTCCGCCTGATCGATACGGCCGGACTGCGTGAGACGATGGATGAAATCGAAGCCATCGGGGTAAAAAAAGCCAGGGAAAAAGTAGCGAATGCCAATATCCTGGTCTACCTAGCCGATGCCGGAACCGCCGATTTTTCGGAAGATATCGAAATGATCCAGTCGTTGGTACGGGACGACCTGAAACTGATCATCTGTGCCACGAAAATCGATGAGGTGATGCCGACCCAATATGAAAAAGTAGAAGATACTTTCCGACAGGCACTTACCCACGAGTTTGATTTCATTAAAATTTCTGCGGTCGAAAACCAAAATATCCAGGATCTTAAAAACGAACTGTCCTCTTACGTCGAGCAGCTGAAGGCTGCGGAAAACAACGTGGTCATCACCAACCAACGCCATTTTGAAGCCCTGCAAAAATCTCTCGAGGCCGTTGAGAAAGTTAAAGAAGCCATCACCTTCCGGATTTCCACCGAACTTCTGGCTTATGAGCTGCGCAATGCCCTGGAACATCTCGGTGAGATTTCAGGGGAAGTGACAAATGATGAGGTGCTGGGGAATATTTTTTCGAAGTTTTGTATCGGGAAATAA
- a CDS encoding aminopeptidase P family protein: MTSKEKVAALREEMQKNNVDAFIVYSADPHMSEYLPQEWQERAWLSGFLGSAGFVVITKDKAGLWTDGRYFTQAPIELAGSGIDLFKDGMEGTPNYIDWIISEIPENGKVAVNALATSHANWELLTQKLNSKNITLVDLPLLKEIWKDRGTPSKNPIFVHPVERAGKSVIDKIAAIRQKMEEQCATIHIISSLDDVAWTLNLRGSDVESNPVFLGYLVITKNDAKLFTDLDKLDVESRRQMDEAWVKMIPYEEFYNCLKAFSNETVLVSPNSNQSIFEALKSDNEFIKAAVPGNLMKAQKNETELEGFRKVMVRDGVAMVKFLYWLTHTAGKETMNEYSIGEKLRSFRAEGENFVGESFGSIIGYKDNGAIMHYSAKKEGSKEVTNDASILVDSGGQYLEGTTDITRTLALGAVTEEFKRNSTLVLQGLIRLSMVKFPKGTRGVQLDAIARLPLWMEGKDYNHGTGHGVGSFMNVHEGPQNIRKDMNPQELMVGMVCSNEPGYYLEGEYGIRHENLIAVKESETTIHGTFYEFETLTFCPFFKDTIVKEILSENEIAWLNAYHKTCEDKLAPFLEGEVKEWFLELVSPL, from the coding sequence ATGACTTCAAAGGAAAAAGTAGCTGCGCTTCGTGAAGAGATGCAGAAAAATAATGTTGATGCATTTATAGTATATTCCGCAGACCCGCACATGAGCGAATATCTGCCTCAGGAGTGGCAGGAAAGAGCATGGCTGTCCGGATTTTTAGGTTCTGCAGGTTTTGTGGTGATTACCAAAGACAAAGCAGGGCTCTGGACCGACGGGCGGTATTTCACCCAGGCACCCATCGAACTTGCCGGATCGGGAATCGATCTTTTTAAAGACGGGATGGAAGGAACGCCGAATTATATCGACTGGATCATTTCTGAAATTCCGGAGAACGGTAAAGTAGCGGTGAATGCTTTGGCAACTTCCCACGCCAACTGGGAACTTCTAACACAAAAGTTAAATTCAAAAAATATTACCCTTGTCGATCTTCCTTTACTGAAGGAAATCTGGAAAGACAGAGGGACGCCTTCTAAAAATCCGATCTTCGTACATCCTGTGGAAAGAGCAGGGAAATCGGTAATCGATAAAATCGCAGCCATCCGCCAGAAAATGGAAGAGCAGTGCGCGACCATCCATATTATTTCCAGCCTGGACGATGTGGCCTGGACTTTAAACCTTCGGGGAAGCGATGTCGAGAGCAATCCTGTATTTTTAGGATATCTCGTGATTACAAAGAACGATGCAAAACTTTTCACGGACCTGGATAAGCTGGATGTCGAATCGAGGAGACAGATGGATGAAGCGTGGGTTAAAATGATTCCTTACGAAGAATTCTACAATTGCCTGAAAGCATTCAGCAATGAAACCGTGTTGGTTTCGCCAAACAGCAACCAGTCGATTTTCGAAGCGCTGAAATCGGATAACGAATTTATCAAAGCGGCAGTTCCCGGGAATCTAATGAAAGCCCAGAAGAATGAAACGGAGCTCGAAGGATTCAGAAAAGTAATGGTGCGTGACGGCGTGGCTATGGTAAAATTCCTGTATTGGCTGACGCACACTGCCGGAAAAGAAACCATGAACGAATATTCCATCGGCGAAAAGCTGAGAAGTTTCCGTGCAGAAGGGGAGAACTTCGTAGGAGAAAGTTTCGGAAGCATTATCGGATATAAAGATAACGGAGCCATTATGCATTATTCCGCGAAAAAAGAAGGCAGCAAAGAAGTAACGAACGATGCCAGCATTCTGGTAGATTCAGGAGGCCAGTATCTGGAGGGAACAACGGATATTACAAGAACTTTGGCTTTAGGTGCGGTTACCGAAGAATTTAAAAGAAATTCGACGCTGGTTCTACAGGGACTGATCCGTCTTTCGATGGTGAAATTTCCAAAAGGCACCCGCGGGGTACAGCTGGATGCGATTGCCCGGCTGCCGTTGTGGATGGAAGGCAAAGACTATAACCACGGTACCGGCCATGGAGTAGGAAGCTTTATGAATGTGCACGAAGGCCCTCAGAACATCCGGAAAGATATGAATCCGCAGGAGCTGATGGTCGGAATGGTGTGTTCAAACGAACCGGGCTATTACCTGGAAGGGGAATATGGAATCCGCCACGAAAACCTGATTGCGGTAAAAGAATCTGAAACGACGATCCACGGCACATTCTATGAGTTTGAAACGCTGACGTTCTGCCCGTTCTTTAAAGATACCATTGTAAAGGAAATCCTTTCCGAAAACGAAATTGCCTGGCTGAATGCCTATCATAAGACCTGTGAAGACAAGCTCGCACCGTTCCTGGAAGGGGAAGTTAAAGAATGGTTCCTTGAGTTGGTAAGTCCGCTGTAG
- a CDS encoding GLPGLI family protein, producing MFILSFSTSVFCFSQKYNFTYAYTFKPDSLHLEKTETELMGLFIDKNGSTYFSLAKVKRDSAIAQKMESNGMSSDRAVSPTAFPQGKVRAVIKKDWRSNEVISYLPVNTDRFKIIQHITLNWKIGAETDLIQGKKCQRATVEYKGRTYNAWFTNEIPVSEGPYKFSGLPGLIVKIEDTKKQHIWELKGIEKFRNIKLNLSAYIPVTESRYKKALEDYIRDPMSRLRELKQRYNITSLTSNMPDGTSYSDTEYEKMRTRKIQEYFKENNNSIELY from the coding sequence ATGTTTATACTTAGTTTTTCAACTTCCGTATTTTGTTTTAGTCAAAAATACAACTTTACTTATGCGTACACATTTAAGCCCGATTCGTTACATTTAGAAAAAACCGAAACCGAGCTGATGGGCTTGTTTATCGATAAAAACGGATCCACTTACTTTAGCCTGGCAAAAGTAAAAAGAGATTCTGCCATTGCACAGAAAATGGAGTCAAACGGGATGTCTTCAGATAGGGCAGTTTCACCAACTGCCTTTCCACAAGGGAAAGTTCGTGCTGTAATAAAAAAAGATTGGCGATCCAATGAAGTAATATCTTACCTTCCTGTGAACACAGACCGGTTTAAAATCATTCAACACATTACTTTGAATTGGAAGATCGGAGCAGAAACTGATCTGATACAGGGTAAAAAATGCCAGCGAGCAACGGTAGAATATAAAGGCAGAACATATAATGCATGGTTTACTAATGAAATTCCCGTATCTGAAGGTCCTTATAAGTTTTCGGGACTTCCGGGATTAATCGTGAAGATCGAAGACACCAAAAAACAGCACATCTGGGAATTGAAAGGAATTGAAAAGTTCAGAAATATAAAACTTAATTTGTCTGCCTATATTCCGGTGACAGAAAGCCGGTACAAAAAAGCGCTTGAAGATTATATCAGAGATCCGATGAGCAGGCTGCGGGAACTTAAGCAAAGATATAATATTACCAGCTTAACATCAAATATGCCGGACGGGACTTCATACTCCGATACTGAATATGAAAAAATGAGAACCAGGAAAATACAGGAGTATTTTAAGGAAAACAACAACTCCATAGAGCTTTACTAA
- the pruA gene encoding L-glutamate gamma-semialdehyde dehydrogenase: MAKAISQVPFAVNEPVNSYAPGTPEVKSLIAQYKKMWAEQVEIPMVINGEEVKTGDKVQLQSPQDHAHDFGFYHRGTMQHVDDAINAALAAKKEWNELGWEHRAAIFLKAADLLAGPYRDVINAATMIGQSKNVHQAEIDAACEFIDFLRFNVEFMTEMYSEQPVSDAGIWNRVEYRPLEGFCFAVTPFNFTAISGNLPTCMAMLGNVVVWKPSDKQIYSAKVIMDVLIEAGLPKGVINMIFTDGKETAEKVLAHRDFAGLHFTGSTKVFQGMWKMIGDNIHNYRTYPRIVGETGGKDFVIAHPSANVEAVATALVRGAFEYQGQKCSAASRAYIPQSLWADVKKVMETQISSIKIGSPEDPSNFVNAVIDKNSFEKCKGYIDRANASGEANVVIGGKTDDSKGWFVHPTVIETTNPQYESMVEEIFGPILSVYVYEDAKWAETLELVDSSSPYSLTGSVFAQDRYAINEAFKALENASGNFYINDKPTGAVVGQQPFGGGRASGTNDKAGSKMNLLRWTSVRSIKETFVSPKDYKYPYLG, translated from the coding sequence ATGGCAAAAGCAATTTCGCAAGTACCCTTTGCGGTAAACGAGCCGGTAAATTCTTATGCGCCGGGAACTCCGGAAGTAAAAAGCCTCATCGCCCAATACAAAAAAATGTGGGCAGAGCAAGTGGAAATCCCAATGGTCATCAATGGTGAAGAAGTAAAAACAGGAGACAAAGTTCAGCTTCAGTCGCCTCAGGATCATGCCCATGATTTCGGGTTCTACCACAGAGGAACGATGCAGCACGTCGATGATGCCATCAATGCGGCACTGGCTGCCAAAAAAGAATGGAATGAGCTGGGTTGGGAACACCGTGCAGCGATTTTCTTAAAAGCAGCTGATTTATTAGCCGGACCTTATAGAGACGTGATCAATGCAGCAACCATGATCGGACAGTCTAAAAATGTTCATCAGGCTGAAATCGATGCGGCATGCGAATTCATCGACTTCTTACGATTCAACGTAGAATTTATGACGGAAATGTATTCTGAGCAGCCGGTTTCCGATGCAGGAATCTGGAACCGTGTAGAATACAGACCGTTGGAAGGATTCTGTTTTGCAGTAACACCATTCAACTTTACCGCGATTTCCGGGAACTTGCCAACGTGTATGGCTATGCTTGGAAACGTTGTGGTTTGGAAACCTTCCGATAAGCAGATTTACTCCGCAAAAGTAATCATGGATGTTCTTATCGAAGCCGGTCTTCCGAAAGGGGTGATCAACATGATCTTTACCGATGGAAAAGAAACTGCCGAAAAAGTATTGGCACACCGTGATTTTGCAGGACTTCACTTTACCGGTTCTACGAAAGTATTCCAGGGAATGTGGAAAATGATCGGCGATAATATTCATAATTACAGAACTTATCCGAGAATTGTCGGGGAAACCGGAGGAAAAGACTTCGTGATCGCCCACCCTTCTGCGAATGTGGAAGCAGTAGCCACCGCTTTGGTAAGAGGAGCTTTTGAATATCAGGGACAGAAATGTTCGGCAGCTTCCAGAGCCTACATTCCGCAGTCTCTTTGGGCTGACGTGAAGAAAGTGATGGAAACCCAGATCTCTTCGATCAAAATCGGTTCTCCTGAAGATCCGTCCAACTTTGTGAATGCGGTAATCGACAAAAATTCTTTCGAAAAATGCAAAGGTTATATCGACAGAGCAAACGCATCAGGAGAAGCCAACGTAGTGATCGGAGGAAAAACAGATGATTCCAAAGGATGGTTTGTACACCCTACCGTTATCGAAACCACCAATCCACAGTACGAAAGCATGGTTGAAGAAATCTTCGGACCGATCTTATCGGTTTATGTTTATGAAGATGCAAAATGGGCAGAAACTCTTGAACTGGTAGATTCTTCTTCTCCTTACTCTTTGACAGGTTCTGTTTTCGCACAGGATCGTTACGCGATCAATGAAGCTTTCAAAGCGTTGGAAAATGCATCCGGAAACTTCTACATCAACGACAAACCTACAGGAGCTGTGGTTGGTCAGCAGCCTTTCGGAGGAGGCAGAGCTTCCGGTACGAATGATAAGGCCGGTTCTAAAATGAACTTGTTGAGATGGACTTCCGTACGATCTATTAAAGAAACATTTGTTTCTCCTAAAGATTATAAATATCCATACTTAGGATAA
- a CDS encoding DUF6526 family protein, with the protein MESQNYKNHRKFYPPHHFIYLPLVMVLEVFGIYKIFNDEPRQLIWILFSIVIFLILYLAIMVRQHYALGLQDRMVRLEFKQRYFEIFQLRSDEVENKLKFDQIAALRFTYDDEFKELLYKALHENITGDEIKRSINKWRPDRHRI; encoded by the coding sequence ATGGAAAGCCAGAATTACAAAAACCACAGGAAATTTTATCCGCCGCATCATTTTATCTACCTTCCATTAGTGATGGTGCTAGAAGTTTTCGGGATCTATAAAATCTTCAATGATGAACCCCGTCAGCTGATCTGGATTTTATTTTCGATTGTAATTTTTTTGATCTTATACCTGGCCATCATGGTAAGACAGCATTATGCACTCGGGCTTCAGGACCGGATGGTAAGGCTGGAATTTAAACAGCGGTATTTCGAGATCTTCCAGCTGAGGTCTGATGAAGTGGAAAACAAATTGAAGTTCGACCAGATTGCCGCTTTACGGTTTACCTATGATGATGAATTCAAAGAACTGCTGTATAAGGCCCTTCACGAAAACATCACCGGGGATGAGATCAAAAGATCCATTAATAAATGGCGGCCCGACCGTCACCGAATTTAA